One genomic segment of Brassica napus cultivar Da-Ae chromosome A3, Da-Ae, whole genome shotgun sequence includes these proteins:
- the LOC106424485 gene encoding MATH domain and coiled-coil domain-containing protein At3g58200-like — MWGFSQVLPLATFRDPSNGYLYDEDHCEFGVDVTIHSPFQSSELFSVARNFDKSRFTWTIRSFSALVGDTYFSDTFSVGGRNWNIQVNPSGRATREGRALSMYLLLNANEKVRPYEKIYVRTKLRVVNQLIFSFFLGNHRKAK, encoded by the exons ATGTGGGGATTCTCTCAGGTCCTCCCTCTTGCTACCTTCAGAGACCCGAGCAACGGATACCTTTACGATGAAGATCACTGCGAGTTTGGTGTTGATGTGACTATTCATTCTCCTTTTCAAAGTTCAGAACTTTTCTCTGTAGCTAGGAACTTTGATAAATCGAGGTTCACCTGGACCATTCGGAGTTTCTCCGCGCTGGTCGGAGATACGTACTTCTCTGATACATTCTCCGTGGGAGGAAGGAATTG GAATATACAAGTAAATCCAAGTGGCCGTGCAACAAGAGAGGGAAGAGCCTTGTCGATGTATCTTCTCCTTAATGCGAACGAGAAGGTCAGACCCTACGAGAAGATTTATGTTCGAACCAAGCTTAGAGTTGTTAACCAActaatcttttcattttttttggggAACCATAGAAAAGCAAagtaa
- the LOC125607026 gene encoding probable inactive serine/threonine-protein kinase fnkC, whose amino-acid sequence MTSHYRNTISIVSLLCCLYITSASARSSIRQYTDDFNTNLQQENGAGPNPNVGEVNYVDKLQEISSRDYKVSASNAVKGLRDRPPSSYTLKMESFNTLLKSNYAERYESRPFAVGGYNWTLVVYPNGNKKDSGSEYLSLYVAIDNSTLVAAHQEVLADLRFYIFNNNERKYFTIQDTTVWRFNVFKTMWGFSQVLPVDTFKDPKNGYLYDGDHCEFGVDVIIPSIAENSELFSATEKFYNPTFTWTIRGFSTLLKDMYSSDVFTIGGRSWNIQVYPNGRGEGEGKFLSMFLKLNGEEKLRPYEKVYVRAKLRVLNQSKLNNVQNQLDSWFSRAVPSWGFRKLISFDDLRDSSKGFLVNDMLMVQVEMEAVSSTKYFP is encoded by the exons ATGACGAGTCACTACAGAAACACCATCTCTATTGTTTCTCTCTTGTGTTGTCTCTATATCACATCTGCGTCTGCACGTTCCTCCATACGTCAATATACTGATGACTTTAACACAAATCTTCAGC AGGAGAATGGAGCAGGACCAAACCCAAACGTGGGAGAAGTAAACTATGTAGACAAACTTCAAGAGATCTCATCTCGTGATTATAAAGTTTCAGCTTCAAACGCAGTGAAAGGTCTGAGAGATCGTCCTCCATCGTCTTACACTCTCAAGATGGAGTCTTTCAACACTCTCCTTAAGTCAAACTACGCAGAGAGATACGAGTCTCGCCCTTTTGCAGTTGGTGGATACAACTG GACACTTGTTGTGTATCCCAACGGGAACAAGAAGGACAGTGGTTCAGAGTACCTTTCTCTTTACGTGGCCATAGACAACTCCACTCTCGTCGCTGCACATCAAGAGGTTTTGGCAGATCTCAGGTTCTACATCTTCAACAATAACGAGAGGAAGTACTTCACCATCCAAG ATACTACTGTATGGAGATTCAACGTCTTCAAAACAATGTGGGGATTCTCTCAGGTCCTCCCTGTTGACACCTTCAAAGATCCGAAAAACGGATACCTCTATGATGGAGATCACTGTGAGTTTGGCGTTGATGTGATCATTCCTTCTATAGCTGAGAACTCAGAACTCTTCTCTGCCACTGAGAAGTTCTATAACCCGACATTCACCTGGACGATTCGAGGATTCTCCACCCTGCTTAAAGATATGTACTCATCAGATGTGTTTACTATTGGAGGAAGAAGTTG GAATATACAAGTGTATCCAAATGGTCGAGGCGAGGGAGAGGGAAAGTTCTTGTCCATGTTTCTTAAGCTCAATGGGGAGGAGAAACTCAGACCCTATGAGAAGGTTTATGTTCGAGCCAAACTTCGGGTTCTTAACCAAAGCAAACTCAACAATGTCCAAAACCAAC TGGATAGTTGGTTCAGTAGAGCAGTACCGAGCTGGGGGTTTCGTAAGTTGATATCTTTTGATGATCTGAGAGATTCATCAAAGGGTTTCCTTGTGAATGATATGCTGATGGTTCAAGTTGAAATGGAGGCTGTTTCTTCAACCAAGTACTTTCCCTAG
- the LOC106424483 gene encoding reactive Intermediate Deaminase A, chloroplastic-like isoform X1, translating to MTLSLVKSMINSPKLRLSTAPLGFSRCNRWCVSLPNMSSKSIPFASLTISASSENAGKKEVVATEKAPAALGPYSQAIKANNLVFLSGVLGLILETGKFVSDSVEDQTEQVLKNMGEILKASGVDYSSVVKTTIMLADLGDFKKVNDIYAKYFPAPSPARSTYQVAALPLNAKIEIECIATL from the exons ATGACTTTGTCACTCGTCAAATCCATGATAAACTCTCCAAAACTCCGCCTCTCCACAGCACCACTTGGCTTCTCTCGTTGCAACCGCTGGTGTGTCTCTCTTCCAAATATGTCTTCAAAATCTATTCCTTTCGCTTCACTCACTATCTCCGCTTCTTCTG AAAATGCAGGTAAGAAGGAAGTAGTGGCTACAGAGAAAGCACCAGCTGCTTTGGGACCATACTCTCAGGCTATCAAAGCTAATAATCTTGTTTTCCTCTCTGGTGTTCTTGGACTTATACTTGAG ACTGGAAAGTTTGTTTCAGACAGCGTTGAGGATCAGACAGAACAG GTACTCAAGAACATGGGGGAGATATTGAAAGCTAGTGGTGTTGATTACTCCTCTGTGGTGAAGACAACAATCAT GCTTGCTGACTTGGGTGACTTCAAGAAAGTCAACGATATATACGCCAAAT ACTTCCCAGCTCCTTCTCCAGCACGATCCACATATCAAGTCGCAGCCTTGCCTCTAAACGCCAAGATCGAGATCGAATGCATTGCAACACTCTAG
- the LOC106424483 gene encoding reactive Intermediate Deaminase A, chloroplastic-like isoform X2, whose protein sequence is MTLSLVKSMINSPKLRLSTAPLGFSRCNRWCVSLPNMSSKSIPFASLTISASSGKKEVVATEKAPAALGPYSQAIKANNLVFLSGVLGLILETGKFVSDSVEDQTEQVLKNMGEILKASGVDYSSVVKTTIMLADLGDFKKVNDIYAKYFPAPSPARSTYQVAALPLNAKIEIECIATL, encoded by the exons ATGACTTTGTCACTCGTCAAATCCATGATAAACTCTCCAAAACTCCGCCTCTCCACAGCACCACTTGGCTTCTCTCGTTGCAACCGCTGGTGTGTCTCTCTTCCAAATATGTCTTCAAAATCTATTCCTTTCGCTTCACTCACTATCTCCGCTTCTTCTG GTAAGAAGGAAGTAGTGGCTACAGAGAAAGCACCAGCTGCTTTGGGACCATACTCTCAGGCTATCAAAGCTAATAATCTTGTTTTCCTCTCTGGTGTTCTTGGACTTATACTTGAG ACTGGAAAGTTTGTTTCAGACAGCGTTGAGGATCAGACAGAACAG GTACTCAAGAACATGGGGGAGATATTGAAAGCTAGTGGTGTTGATTACTCCTCTGTGGTGAAGACAACAATCAT GCTTGCTGACTTGGGTGACTTCAAGAAAGTCAACGATATATACGCCAAAT ACTTCCCAGCTCCTTCTCCAGCACGATCCACATATCAAGTCGCAGCCTTGCCTCTAAACGCCAAGATCGAGATCGAATGCATTGCAACACTCTAG